One window of the Labilibaculum sp. genome contains the following:
- a CDS encoding SRPBCC family protein has translation MKTLKKSGIILLIVFLAFVVLGLFLNKQEYQLETEINRPVEEVFQLFNDHNRLSEWLTEVKSFESIAETEDKVGSKYKLMIDNDGKIVELIETLTGYKENEMLEMDFTAGWMHKYNQFSFKKSDNGTKIIAGYSIEGTNPFAKSLFLFFTKTFQEIDSTNLARFKNFAEKQPILIESTIESIN, from the coding sequence ATGAAAACGCTTAAAAAGTCGGGCATTATATTGCTTATTGTGTTTCTTGCCTTTGTTGTTCTTGGTCTTTTTCTAAACAAACAAGAGTATCAGCTGGAAACTGAAATTAATCGTCCGGTAGAAGAGGTTTTTCAATTATTCAATGATCACAACCGACTTTCGGAATGGTTAACTGAAGTAAAAAGTTTTGAGTCAATTGCCGAAACTGAAGATAAAGTTGGCAGTAAATACAAGTTGATGATTGATAATGATGGCAAAATTGTAGAATTAATAGAAACCCTAACCGGCTACAAAGAAAACGAAATGCTTGAAATGGATTTTACAGCAGGATGGATGCACAAATACAATCAATTTTCATTTAAAAAATCGGATAACGGCACTAAAATAATTGCTGGGTATTCTATTGAAGGAACCAATCCATTTGCCAAATCCCTGTTCTTATTTTTCACCAAAACTTTTCAGGAAATCGATTCAACCAATTTGGCACGGTTTAAAAACTTTGCTGAAAAACAACCTATACTTATTGAATCAACAATTGAAAGTATTAACTAA
- a CDS encoding SRPBCC family protein, producing MKILLYILVGIGLLVAILHFMAPKTYQVERKIVVSTNIDTVFKSLCSLKDQQAWSPWGSKDPEMIIEYNGTDGEVGSTTHWIGNKEVGEGEQEITKIEPNSYIETELRFLKPFESTSTGFFTIRQVDEGTEVTWGFKGNNTFPTTLMMVFMDIDKAIGPDFKKGMTDFKSFIEK from the coding sequence ATGAAAATCTTGCTTTACATTCTAGTTGGAATTGGACTGCTTGTGGCTATCCTTCATTTTATGGCTCCTAAAACCTATCAAGTTGAACGAAAAATTGTTGTTTCAACCAATATCGACACGGTTTTCAAAAGTCTTTGCTCTCTTAAAGATCAACAAGCATGGTCACCATGGGGTTCTAAAGACCCTGAAATGATAATTGAATACAATGGAACCGACGGAGAGGTTGGTTCAACAACTCATTGGATCGGAAATAAAGAAGTTGGAGAAGGCGAACAGGAAATTACCAAAATAGAACCTAACTCTTATATCGAAACTGAACTTCGCTTTCTGAAACCATTTGAATCAACCAGTACCGGCTTTTTTACTATCAGGCAAGTAGATGAAGGAACTGAAGTTACCTGGGGATTTAAAGGCAATAATACATTTCCAACTACCTTGATGATGGTATTTATGGATATTGATAAAGCAATTGGTCCTGATTTCAAAAAAGGAATGACAGATTTTAAATCATTCATCGAAAAATAA
- the asnA gene encoding aspartate--ammonia ligase, whose protein sequence is MKNLFIPKDYQSTLDLEATEKAIKFIKDQFQLHLAAELKLRRVTAPMIVMKGTGLNDDLNGIERPVAFPIKGLDDQTAEVVHSLAKWKRFMLGKLDIPIGKGLYTDMNALRPDEIFTNIHSIYVDQWDWEKSITKADRNLNFLKKTVKQIYSSLKRTEYILSEYYAPLKPFLPEEITFIHSEDLLEQYPDLTPKEREGKVTKEFGAVFIIGIGGELANGEPHDGRAPDYDDWTTPSSNGYHGLNGDILLWNPVLEQSFEISSMGIRVDEEALKLQLKISGEEKRKDLMFHKKLLAGKLPYSIGGGIGQSRLCMFLLRKAHIGEVQSSIWPDELRDASKKAGIIFL, encoded by the coding sequence ATGAAAAACTTATTTATCCCAAAAGATTACCAAAGCACATTGGATCTTGAAGCAACCGAAAAAGCAATTAAATTTATTAAAGATCAATTTCAATTGCACTTGGCAGCCGAATTAAAGCTGCGTAGAGTAACTGCACCAATGATTGTTATGAAAGGCACTGGACTTAATGATGATTTAAATGGCATCGAACGCCCTGTTGCATTTCCAATTAAAGGATTGGATGATCAAACCGCAGAAGTTGTTCATTCTCTTGCGAAGTGGAAACGCTTTATGCTGGGAAAACTAGACATTCCCATTGGAAAAGGCTTATACACAGACATGAATGCTCTTCGACCCGATGAAATTTTCACCAACATTCACTCAATCTATGTGGATCAATGGGATTGGGAAAAATCAATTACAAAAGCTGACCGAAATCTCAATTTCTTAAAGAAAACCGTAAAACAAATATATTCTTCGCTAAAAAGAACCGAATATATTCTAAGCGAGTACTATGCACCTCTTAAGCCCTTTTTACCAGAAGAAATAACATTTATTCATTCTGAAGATTTATTAGAACAATACCCCGATTTAACTCCCAAGGAACGGGAAGGAAAAGTTACTAAAGAATTTGGCGCTGTATTTATTATTGGCATTGGAGGTGAGCTTGCCAACGGAGAACCTCATGACGGAAGAGCTCCCGACTATGATGATTGGACCACCCCAAGCTCGAATGGATATCATGGTTTAAATGGTGACATTTTACTTTGGAATCCTGTACTTGAACAATCATTCGAGATTTCTTCAATGGGTATTCGGGTTGATGAAGAAGCATTAAAACTACAACTTAAAATAAGTGGAGAAGAAAAAAGAAAAGATCTCATGTTTCACAAAAAACTACTGGCAGGAAAACTGCCTTACTCAATTGGAGGTGGAATCGGACAATCAAGATTATGTATGTTTTTACTAAGAAAAGCTCATATCGGAGAAGTACAATCAAGTATCTGGCCAGATGAATTAAGGGATGCCAGTAAAAAAGCAGGCATTATATTCTTGTAA
- a CDS encoding DUF2892 domain-containing protein — MKKNMGKTDRILRVIIALILATLYFTDLITGTIGIVLLVIAGVMFLTSLIGYCPPYSLLSIDTCKGKEHKE, encoded by the coding sequence ATGAAAAAAAACATGGGGAAAACAGATCGGATACTAAGAGTCATTATTGCTCTTATTTTAGCAACTCTATATTTCACAGATCTTATTACCGGAACAATAGGAATAGTTCTACTTGTAATTGCTGGAGTTATGTTTCTGACCAGCCTGATTGGATATTGCCCTCCTTACAGCCTTTTAAGTATTGACACCTGCAAAGGCAAAGAGCATAAAGAATAA
- a CDS encoding DUF3795 domain-containing protein, giving the protein MRRIQEKERISYCGINCSTCPAYVATQKGQENVRIKIAELWSDKKNQYDACEITCKGCLEPWGKKFRHCEECQVRACAREKLFDTCAECSEYPCSKLNELLQTLDEKISRIDLDELRRNNIAG; this is encoded by the coding sequence ATGAGGCGAATTCAGGAGAAAGAAAGAATATCTTACTGTGGAATCAACTGTTCAACCTGTCCTGCTTACGTCGCTACGCAGAAAGGACAGGAAAATGTTCGAATTAAGATTGCAGAGCTTTGGTCTGATAAAAAAAACCAATACGATGCCTGTGAAATAACGTGTAAAGGTTGTCTGGAACCTTGGGGAAAGAAATTTCGTCATTGTGAAGAATGTCAGGTTAGAGCCTGTGCCCGGGAGAAATTATTCGACACCTGTGCAGAATGTTCCGAGTATCCTTGCAGTAAGTTAAATGAGCTGCTTCAAACACTGGACGAAAAAATATCCAGAATAGACCTTGATGAATTGAGACGGAATAATATAGCGGGTTAA